In Elaeis guineensis isolate ETL-2024a chromosome 1, EG11, whole genome shotgun sequence, a genomic segment contains:
- the LOC105038271 gene encoding vacuolar protein sorting-associated protein 55 homolog, whose translation MFSASILLQILACALYNNWWPMLSALMYVLVPMPCLFFGGGSTSFLTSREGGGWINAAKFLTGASAVGSIAIPAILRHANMIETGAMFIEFVSFFILICTVLCFHRVSLDEDW comes from the exons ATGTTTTCTGCTAGCATTCTGCTTCAAATCCTG GCATGTGCTTTATACAACAATTGGTGGCCTATGTTATCAG CTCTCATGTATGTGCTGGTGCCCATGCCCTGTTTGTTCTTTGGAGGTGGTTCCACAAGTTTCTTGACCAGCAGGGAGGGTGGGGG CTGGATTAATGCAGCAAAATTCTTGACGGGTGCATCCGCTGTTGGAAGTATTGCTATTCCAGCAATCCTGAGGCATGCCAACATGATCGAGACAGGAGCCATGTTCATAGAGTTCGTCTCCTTTTTCATTCTCATCTGTACGGTTCTTTGTTTCCACCGAGTTAGCCTCGATGAAGACTGGTAG
- the LOC105038270 gene encoding NAC domain-containing protein 90-like, whose translation MTDLPPGYRFYPTEEELLSFYLRNKLENRRQDMERVIPVVGVYSYDPVQLPPISGEASIRDPEQWFFFCPMQEREAQGGRPTRTTPSGYWKLTGSPSYVLSSQNLRIGWKKTMVFYTGRAPTGTKTKWKMNEYKALEEAVATTSSTHPKLRNEFSVCRVYIKSGTLRSFDRRPSANVAMNSESRRRNPEASSSANPQIAERTSSHGCSSPRDDGLLPLAADGTFDWNMLEDIDPEQFGRWE comes from the exons ATGACTGATCTCCCTCCAGGCTATCGGTTCTACCCAACAGAAGAAGAGCTACTTAGCTTCTATCTGCGAAACAAGCTAGAGAACAGGAGGCAGGACATGGAACGCGTCATACCTGTCGTCGGAGTATACAGCTATGACCCAGTGCAACTCCCCC CGATCTCAGGAGAAGCAAGCATCCGGGATCCTGAGCAGTGGTTCTTCTTCTGCCCAATGCAAGAAAGAGAAGCACAAGGGGGGAGACCAACACGCACCACCCCTTCCGGCTACTGGAAGTTGACCGGATCCCCAAGTTATGTTCTCTCGTCACAGAACCTGAGGATTGGTTGGAAGAAGACCATGGTTTTCTACACAGGAAGAGCCCCCACTGGGACCAAAACCAAGTGGAAGATGAATGAGTATAAAGCTCTTGAAGAAGCAGTAGCAACAACATCAAGCACTCATCCAAAG TTGAGGAACGAATTTAGCGTGTGCCGGGTGTACATCAAATCCGGGACGCTAAGGTCGTTTGATCGGCGGCCTTCTGCTAATGTCGCCATGAACAGTGAGAGCCGGCGAAGAAATCCCGAGGCATCCTCCTCAGCAAACCCACAGATAGCTGAGAGGACCAGTTCTCACGGTTGCTCATCTCCAAGGGACGATGGCTTGCTGCCTCTGGCCGCTGATGGAACCTTTGACTGGAACATGCTCGAAGACATCGATCCGGAGCAGTTTGGACGTTGGGAGTGA
- the LOC105038273 gene encoding capsanthin/capsorubin synthase, chromoplastic-like has translation MRTLQMPPPLTTCKLLPPNSPPLSLRRSHQLPNKTTIRARSSGLQSFLDLSCESKPECLAIDLQWHEPSNSSSYDAIILGCGPAGLRLAEQVSSHGVHVCCIDPSPLSAWPNNYGVWVDEFGAMGLEGCLDKVWPMTTIFIDDRKTKYLGRPYGRVSRKRLKTQLLEGCASNGVEFHKAKAWKVEHKEFSSTVSCSDGSELKASMVVNATGFTSPFIEYDEPRRNHGYQIAHGILAEVEGHPFDTDKMVLMDWRDSHMGSEPCLRPRNGQLPSFLYAMPFDSKLIFLEETSLVSRPVLPYVEVKRRMVARLRHLGIKVKRVIEDEKCLIPMGGALPVIPQNVMGIGGSGGLVHPSTGYMVARTLALAPVVADAMAECLGSTRMMRGRQLYGRVWAALWTGERRRAREFYCFGMETLLRLDLKGTRRFFDAFFDLDPYYWEGFLSSRLSLGELIALSLSLFGHASNPSKLDIVTKCPGPLARLIGTLALQSI, from the coding sequence ATGAGAACACTGCAGATGCCGCCTCCTCTAACCACTTGCAAACTCCTCCCACCAAACTCTCCACCTCTCTCTCTTCGAAGATCTCACCAACTTCCAAACAAAACCACCATCAGAGCTCGCAGCAGCGGACTGCAAAGCTTCTTGGATCTGAGCTGTGAATCCAAGCCAGAGTGTCTCGCCATCGACCTCCAATGGCACGAGCCATCGAACTCATCATCCTACGACGCCATCATCCTCGGCTGCGGCCCAGCCGGCCTGCGCCTCGCCGAGCAAGTCTCCTCGCACGGCGTTCACGTCTGCTGCATCGACCCCTCGCCGCTCTCAGCGTGGCCCAACAACTACGGCGTTTGGGTTGATGAGTTCGGGGCCATGGGCCTCGAAGGCTGCCTCGATAAGGTGTGGCCTATGACAACCATCTTCATCGACGATCGGAAGACCAAGTATCTCGGCCGCCCTTACGGTAGAGTCTCTCGTAAAAGACTAAAGACGCAGTTGCTAGAAGGATGTGCCTCTAATGGAGTCGAGTTCCACAAGGCCAAGGCGTGGAAGGTGGAGCACAAGGAGTTCAGCTCCACCGTCTCGTGCTCCGATGGGTCCGAGCTGAAAGCTAGCATGGTCGTCAACGCCACCGGATTCACGAGCCCATTTATAGAATATGACGAGCCACGGAGGAACCACGGGTACCAGATCGCGCATGGGATACTCGCAGAGGTGGAGGGCCACCCTTTCGACACGGACAAGATGGTGCTCATGGACTGGAGGGACTCGCATATGGGCAGCGAGCCTTGCTTGAGGCCTCGGAACGGCCAACTCCCGTCGTTCCTCTACGCGATGCCCTTCGACTCCAAGTTGATCTTCCTCGAAGAGACGTCGCTGGTGAGCCGGCCGGTGCTGCCATACGTGGAAGTGAAGAGGAGGATGGTGGCCAGATTGAGACATCTTGGGATCAAGGTGAAGCGTGTGATAGAGGATGAGAAGTGTTTGATTCCGATGGGCGGGGCGCTACCTGTGATTCCCCAGAATGTCATGGGGATTGGGGGGTCCGGAGGGCTGGTGCACCCGTCCACGGGGTACATGGTGGCGAGAACCTTGGCGTTGGCTCCGGTGGTTGCCGACGCCATGGCGGAGTGCTTGGGCTCGACGCGGATGATGAGAGGGAGGCAGCTTTACGGTAGGGTGTGGGCTGCGCTGTGGACTGGGGAGAGGAGGAGAGCGAGGGAGTTTTACTGCTTTGGGATGGAGACGCTGCTGAGGCTGGACTTGAAGGGCACAAGGAGGTTCTTTGATGCTTTCTTTGATTTGGATCCATACTATTGGGAAGGGTTCCTCTCCTCTAGGTTGTCGCTTGGGGAGTTGATTGCTTTGAGCTTGTCTTTGTTTGGGCATGCATCAAATCCTTCCAAGTTGGACATTGTTACCAAATGCCCTGGGCCTTTGGCTAGATTGATAGGCACTCTTGCTCTCCAGTCTATCTAG